Proteins co-encoded in one Salvia splendens isolate huo1 chromosome 4, SspV2, whole genome shotgun sequence genomic window:
- the LOC121800204 gene encoding pectinesterase-like: protein MESQKCIILWVLLISNLSIVCFGKDATSDEKVRTQCGFTRYPTLCAQTLTGLGSSVDLLSVLVNSTMSQTNLPNSNFEVLSSHFISPQAQQARIAIDYCHDLMSMSRKRLNQALDALKKSPEKHKDDIQTWLSAALTFQQTCKDSVEAHADSNLYVEEIRKKMDFLSELGSNPLALANRIVGKSPAPGRRLLGGENFPRWVSAGDRRLLQSTAIKANAVVAKDGSGHYTTVSAAIAAAGGGRFVIYVKAGTYNEKINTNKDGITLIGDGKYSTIITSAGSVGKGGSSLRGSATFTITGDGFIARDIGFQNTAGPGAEQAVALTIASDRSVLYRCSIAGYQDTLYALSLRQFYRECDIYGTVDFIFGNAAAVFQSCGIYLRRPRGGGAYNVILANGRSDPGQNTGFSVQNCRITGAADFSSAQKSYLGRPWKSYSRAVVMQSNIDRAIASRGWVEWPGAGGGTYKSLYFAEYANMGGGAATSGRVGWAGFKVMGAAEAGKFTVANFIGGNSWLPSTGVTFVSGL from the exons ATGGAATCCCAAAAGTGCATTATTTTGTGGGTTTTGTTGATCTCAAATTTGAGCATAGTGTGCTTTGGAAAAGATGCCACGTCGGACGAGAAAGTTAGAACGCAATGTGGGTTCACTAGGTATCCTACGTTGTGTGCCCAAACCTTGACAGGGTTAGGGTCAAGTGTAGATCTCTTGTCTGTCCTTGTCAACTCCACCATGTCCCAAACCAATTTGCCCAATTCCAATTTCGAAGTCCTAAGCTCCCATTTTATCTCTCCTCAAGCTCAACAAGCCCGAATCGCCATCG ACTACTGCCACGACCTAATGAGCATGTCGCGGAAAAGGCTCAACCAAGCCCTAGACGCCTTAAAAAAGTCGCCGGAGAAACACAAGGACGACATCCAGACGTGGCTGAGCGCTGCCCTCACGTTCCAGCAGACGTGCAAGGACTCGGTCGAGGCCCACGCCGACTCAAATTTGTACGTGGAAGAGATAAGAAAGAAAATGGACTTTTTGTCGGAACTAGGCAGCAACCCTCTGGCTCTGGCCAACCGGATCGTCGGAAAGTCCCCGGCCCCCGGCCGGAGACTCCTCGGAGGGGAGAATTTTCCGAGGTGGGTGTCCGCCGGCGACCGGAGATTGCTCCAGAGCACGGCGATCAAGGCGAATGCGGTGGTGGCGAAGGACGGGAGCGGCCACTACACAACGGTGTCGGCGGCGATCGCGGCGGCCGGCGGCGGCAGGTTTGTGATTTATGTGAAGGCGGGGACTTATAATGAGAAGATTAACACTAATAAAGATGGGATTACGTTAATTGGAGATGGGAAATATTCTACTATTATTACCTCCGCCGGCAGCGTTGGCAAAGGCGGCTCTTCTCTTCGTGGATCAGCTACCTTTA CTATTACCGGGGACGGGTTCATAGCGCGGGACATCGGGTTCCAGAACACGGCGGGGCCCGGCGCGGAGCAGGCGGTGGCGCTGACGATCGCCTCCGACCGGTCGGTGCTGTACCGGTGCAGCATCGCCGGTTACCAGGACACGCTCTACGCGCTGTCCCTCCGCCAATTCTACCGCGAGTGCGACATCTACGGGACCGTTGACTTCATCTTCGGCAACGCGGCCGCGGTGTTCCAGAGCTGCGGCATCTACCTCCGCCGGCCCCGCGGCGGAGGGGCCTACAACGTGATCCTGGCGAACGGGCGGAGCGACCCGGGCCAGAACACGGGTTTCTCTGTCCAGAACTGCCGGATCACGGGGGCAGCGGACTTCTCGTCGGCCCAGAAGTCGTACCTGGGCCGGCCGTGGAAGTCCTACTCGAGGGCGGTGGTGATGCAGTCGAACATCGACCGCGCCATCGCCTCGAGGGGGTGGGTCGAGTGGCCCGGGGCGGGCGGTGGGACCTACAAGTCGTTGTATTTCGCGGAGTATGCCAACATGGGGGGCGGCGCGGCGACGTCGGGACGGGTGGGGTGGGCCGGGTTCAAGGTGATGGGGGCGGCGGAGGCGGGGAAGTTCACGGTGGCGAATTTCATCGGAGGGAACTCGTGGCTGCCGTCGACGGGGGTGACGTTTGTATCTGGGCTTTGA